A DNA window from Pseudomonas resinovorans NBRC 106553 contains the following coding sequences:
- a CDS encoding DMT family transporter yields the protein MPLDHRQGLLLMALSYFLYACGDAAAKWLVVSVSLWQILAVRSLFGLGCAAVLGRRPTLRRMADHRSQWRLLPMNLANLAGWACFYRAAAGLDLPQLYSLYYLTPLLSTLLAGPVLGERASTRAWISCGLGLAGVLLANPPVGAQPQLDALVPGLLTPLFWAVTAVLYRRHVQGHSDADLVASNNLVMALACALLLPWLWRPLQAADWGILLLVGVLATLAHLLYIKAIRRLPLAVAAPMSFSSLIWSVLLGYLLWDSWPTWNLWLGAALVLTAAALPLLPERALRPTGNGLSRGSDFNRE from the coding sequence ATGCCCCTCGATCACCGCCAGGGCCTGCTGCTGATGGCCCTGTCCTACTTCCTCTACGCCTGTGGCGACGCGGCGGCCAAGTGGCTGGTGGTAAGCGTCAGCCTCTGGCAGATACTGGCGGTGCGCAGCCTGTTCGGCCTCGGCTGCGCCGCCGTCCTGGGGCGCCGCCCTACCCTGCGGCGCATGGCCGATCACCGCAGCCAGTGGCGGCTGCTGCCGATGAACCTGGCCAACCTCGCCGGCTGGGCCTGCTTCTACCGCGCCGCGGCGGGCCTCGACCTGCCGCAGCTGTACAGCCTCTACTACCTGACGCCGCTGCTCAGCACCCTGCTGGCCGGACCGGTGCTGGGCGAGCGGGCATCGACGCGGGCCTGGATCAGCTGCGGCCTGGGGCTTGCGGGCGTGCTGCTGGCCAATCCACCGGTGGGCGCGCAACCGCAGCTGGACGCCCTGGTTCCGGGGCTGCTGACCCCCTTGTTCTGGGCCGTCACCGCTGTGCTCTACCGGCGCCATGTGCAGGGCCACAGCGACGCCGACCTGGTGGCCAGCAACAACCTGGTGATGGCCCTGGCCTGCGCCCTGCTGCTGCCCTGGCTGTGGCGGCCGCTGCAGGCCGCCGACTGGGGCATCCTGCTGCTGGTGGGCGTCCTCGCCACCCTGGCGCACCTGCTCTACATCAAGGCCATCCGCCGCCTGCCCCTGGCCGTGGCGGCGCCCATGTCCTTCAGCTCGCTGATCTGGTCGGTGCTGCTGGGCTACCTGCTGTGGGACAGCTGGCCCACCTGGAACCTCTGGCTCGGCGCGGCCCTGGTACTGACCGCCGCCGCCCTGCCGTTGCTGCCTGAACGGGCGCTCCGACCAACCGGGAATGGCCTGTCCCGTGGGAGCGATTTCAATCGCGAATGA
- a CDS encoding TetR family transcriptional regulator C-terminal domain-containing protein, translating to MTSMESTRPKRKRTAAAEPRAREAADVRRKSLIQAAMRSIAKYGYAGATIEKICGEAQVSRGLINHHFQSKDELIRQAYRELCEEWTFQTRDMILGADRDPEDKLQSIIRASFGPALFKHDYIGIWVGFGSVIAKSPTLKRLNRELIAEDIATYQKIFEAIAHKRGKTINARQATLTLLAMIDGFWNQWYLDPSAFTGEEAAQACFDFVERLYA from the coding sequence ATGACCAGCATGGAATCGACCCGCCCCAAGCGTAAAAGGACTGCCGCCGCCGAACCGCGTGCTCGCGAAGCCGCGGACGTGCGCCGCAAATCCCTGATCCAGGCGGCCATGCGCTCCATCGCCAAGTACGGCTACGCCGGCGCCACCATCGAGAAAATCTGCGGCGAGGCGCAGGTGTCGCGGGGCCTGATCAACCATCACTTCCAGAGCAAGGACGAGCTGATCCGCCAGGCCTATCGCGAGCTGTGCGAGGAGTGGACCTTCCAGACCCGCGACATGATCCTCGGCGCCGACCGCGACCCCGAGGACAAGCTGCAATCGATCATCCGCGCCTCCTTCGGCCCGGCGTTGTTCAAGCACGACTACATCGGCATCTGGGTCGGCTTCGGCAGCGTGATCGCCAAGTCGCCCACCTTGAAGCGGCTCAACCGCGAACTCATCGCCGAAGACATCGCCACCTACCAGAAGATCTTCGAAGCCATCGCCCACAAGCGCGGCAAGACCATCAACGCCCGCCAGGCCACCCTGACCCTGCTGGCGATGATCGACGGCTTCTGGAACCAGTGGTACCTCGACCCTTCTGCCTTCACCGGCGAAGAAGCCGCCCAGGCCTGCTTCGACTTCGTCGAGCGGCTTTACGCCTGA
- a CDS encoding extracellular solute-binding protein has product MKYRRLNLLLAGALLSACAGVALASNELNIVNWSGYVSPDALKSFQEANGVKVKYDVLDSDDSLQAKLFGGNTGYDVVYPSSTFMAKQIEAGVYEKIDWSKIPNRTNLDPELMNKLALQDPGNQYGVPYVWGTDGLIVNLTKVRKILGPDFKLDDWNLIFDPAVASKLSACGISMMDSASDIFPILLAHMGRDPNSKDVDDYLAAYAELQKVRPYITQFSTSYLNDVVSGDICVAAGWSGDATVIQQRMAEAKLPDEIIYITPKGATGLWFTLMGIPKDAPNKDNAYKWINHLLSKEMAASTTNHITYTTAVLIAKPLVDPTLQASNTVFPRDEDIASAFTFMPIEPKVQKVMNKYWLRFKSNG; this is encoded by the coding sequence ATGAAATATCGCCGTCTGAACCTGCTGCTCGCCGGCGCCCTGCTCTCGGCCTGTGCCGGCGTGGCGCTGGCCTCCAACGAACTGAACATCGTCAACTGGTCCGGCTACGTGTCGCCGGATGCCCTGAAGAGCTTCCAGGAGGCCAACGGGGTCAAGGTGAAGTACGACGTGCTGGACAGCGACGACAGCCTCCAGGCCAAGCTGTTCGGCGGCAACACGGGGTACGACGTGGTCTACCCGTCCTCCACCTTCATGGCCAAGCAGATCGAGGCCGGCGTCTACGAGAAGATCGACTGGTCGAAGATCCCCAACCGCACCAACCTCGACCCCGAGCTGATGAACAAGCTCGCCCTGCAGGACCCGGGCAACCAGTACGGCGTGCCCTACGTCTGGGGCACCGACGGGCTTATCGTCAACCTGACCAAGGTGCGCAAGATCCTCGGGCCGGACTTCAAGCTCGACGACTGGAACCTCATCTTCGACCCTGCCGTGGCCAGCAAGCTCAGCGCCTGCGGCATTTCCATGATGGATTCGGCCAGCGACATCTTCCCCATCCTCCTCGCCCACATGGGCCGCGACCCCAACAGCAAGGACGTGGACGACTACCTGGCGGCCTACGCCGAACTGCAGAAGGTGCGCCCCTACATCACCCAGTTCAGCACCTCCTACCTCAACGACGTGGTCAGCGGCGACATCTGCGTGGCCGCCGGCTGGTCGGGCGACGCCACGGTGATCCAGCAGCGCATGGCCGAGGCCAAGCTGCCGGACGAGATCATCTACATCACCCCCAAGGGCGCCACCGGCCTCTGGTTCACCCTGATGGGCATCCCCAAGGACGCGCCCAACAAGGACAACGCCTACAAGTGGATCAACCACCTGCTGAGCAAGGAGATGGCCGCCAGCACCACCAACCACATCACCTACACCACCGCCGTGCTGATCGCCAAACCCCTGGTGGACCCGACGTTGCAGGCCAGCAACACGGTGTTCCCGCGCGACGAGGACATCGCCTCGGCCTTCACCTTCATGCCCATCGAGCCGAAGGTGCAGAAGGTGATGAACAAGTACTGGCTGCGCTTCAAGTCCAACGGCTGA
- a CDS encoding helix-turn-helix domain-containing protein, translating into MTDSGLGLRIRDLRKRRGVRLQQVADKIGRSVGFVSQIERGLSNPSVEDVSAIAELLGVDYRFFFTPTAEAVHGLMVRPDERRSLSYRGGISDQLLSPLMSGRFHMLLTELAPGARSSEEGSSHEGEQGGYVLEGQLRLWVGDECLELKSGDSFQFQSSIPHHYLNPGDSVTRIVWVYS; encoded by the coding sequence ATGACGGATTCAGGCCTGGGCCTGCGCATTCGCGACCTGCGCAAGCGCCGCGGCGTGCGGCTGCAGCAGGTGGCGGACAAGATCGGCCGCTCGGTGGGCTTCGTCTCGCAGATCGAGCGCGGGCTCTCCAACCCCAGCGTCGAGGATGTCTCGGCCATCGCTGAACTGCTCGGCGTCGACTACCGCTTCTTCTTCACGCCCACCGCCGAAGCCGTGCATGGGCTCATGGTGCGCCCCGACGAGCGGCGCTCCCTGAGCTACCGGGGCGGCATCAGCGACCAGTTGCTCTCGCCGCTGATGTCCGGGCGCTTCCACATGCTCCTCACCGAGCTGGCGCCGGGGGCGCGCTCCAGCGAGGAGGGCAGCTCCCACGAGGGCGAGCAGGGCGGCTACGTGCTCGAGGGCCAGCTGCGCCTCTGGGTCGGCGACGAGTGCCTGGAGCTGAAAAGCGGCGACAGTTTCCAGTTCCAGTCCTCCATTCCCCATCACTACCTGAACCCCGGCGACAGCGTCACGCGGATCGTCTGGGTCTACTCCTGA
- a CDS encoding FAD-dependent oxidoreductase — MPTDPRYSILFEPVRIGPVTAPNRFFQVPHCNGMGHLRPNMLAAMRGIKAEGGWGSVCTEVTDIHPTSDQSPYAEGKLWDDGDIPAVEAMTRAVHAHGALAGIELAHLGLAFGNQDSRMAPLAPSHRSIVLDEPIQARAMSLSDIRDLRKWHRDAALRAKRAGFDIIYCYAAHNLSILQQFLLPRYNSRSDQYGGSLTNRVRLLREVLEDTKEAVGDRCAVALRFAVDELMGADGLRCEEEGREVVEMLAEIPDLWDVNISGWPNDSGTSRFTQEGFQEPYIAFVKRVTSKPVVGVGRYTSPDTMVRLIKSGMMDLVGAARPSIADPFLPNKIREDRLDDIRECIGCNICVSADYNIVPLRCTQNPTMGEEWRRGWHPERMNPKRSDDSVLVVGAGPAGLEAARALGERGYNVALAEAGETLGGRVMLEGALPGLAEWRRVADYRILQLQKSTRVDVYRDSRLSAEDVLGFGFAHVLLATGSTWRDDGVGRTHHRAIPGLEHRPLFTPDDLMAGRLPRGEVLIFDDESFYMGGVLAELLVKNGCQVTLVTPFPVVSPWADNTMEQGRIQGHLLELGVKILANQRLSALDAESAVLACSFTDRESRLHTDAVVLVTERSPNEELLLQLQANPAALHDAGIKTLRPIGDCFAPGIIASAVYHGHQAARELEEPEDAIGFRRERIIVIG, encoded by the coding sequence ATGCCTACAGATCCGCGCTATTCCATCCTCTTCGAGCCGGTCCGGATCGGCCCGGTGACCGCTCCCAACCGCTTCTTCCAGGTGCCCCACTGCAACGGCATGGGCCACCTGCGGCCGAACATGCTGGCGGCCATGCGTGGCATCAAGGCCGAGGGCGGCTGGGGTTCGGTGTGCACCGAGGTCACCGACATCCACCCCACCTCCGACCAGAGCCCCTACGCCGAGGGCAAGTTGTGGGACGACGGCGATATCCCGGCGGTGGAAGCCATGACCCGTGCCGTGCATGCCCACGGAGCCCTGGCCGGTATCGAGCTGGCGCACCTGGGGCTGGCCTTCGGCAACCAGGACTCGCGCATGGCGCCGCTGGCCCCCTCGCACCGGTCCATCGTGCTGGACGAGCCAATCCAGGCCCGCGCCATGTCCTTGAGCGATATCCGCGACCTGCGCAAATGGCACCGCGACGCCGCCCTGCGCGCCAAGCGCGCCGGCTTCGACATCATCTACTGCTACGCCGCGCACAACCTGTCGATCCTCCAGCAGTTCCTCCTCCCGCGTTACAACAGCCGCAGCGACCAGTACGGTGGCTCGCTCACCAACCGCGTGCGCCTGCTGCGCGAAGTGCTGGAAGACACCAAGGAGGCGGTGGGCGACCGCTGCGCCGTGGCCCTGCGCTTCGCCGTGGACGAGCTGATGGGCGCGGACGGCCTGCGCTGCGAGGAAGAAGGCCGCGAGGTGGTGGAAATGCTCGCCGAGATCCCCGACCTCTGGGACGTGAACATCAGCGGCTGGCCCAATGACTCGGGCACCTCGCGCTTCACCCAGGAGGGCTTCCAGGAGCCCTACATCGCCTTCGTCAAACGGGTCACCAGCAAGCCGGTGGTGGGCGTCGGCCGCTACACCTCGCCGGACACCATGGTGCGCCTGATCAAGTCCGGGATGATGGACCTGGTGGGCGCGGCCAGGCCGTCCATCGCCGACCCCTTCCTGCCGAACAAGATCCGCGAGGACCGCCTGGACGATATCCGCGAGTGCATCGGTTGCAACATCTGCGTCTCGGCCGACTACAACATCGTCCCCCTGCGCTGCACCCAGAACCCCACCATGGGCGAGGAATGGCGGCGCGGCTGGCACCCGGAGCGGATGAACCCGAAGCGCTCCGACGATTCGGTACTGGTGGTCGGCGCCGGCCCCGCCGGCCTGGAAGCCGCCCGCGCCCTGGGCGAGCGTGGCTACAACGTGGCCCTGGCCGAAGCCGGCGAAACCCTCGGCGGCCGGGTGATGCTCGAAGGCGCCCTGCCCGGCCTTGCGGAATGGCGACGGGTGGCCGACTACCGCATCCTCCAGCTGCAGAAATCCACCCGCGTCGACGTCTACCGCGACAGCCGCCTCAGCGCCGAGGACGTGCTCGGTTTCGGCTTCGCCCATGTGCTGCTGGCCACTGGCTCGACCTGGCGCGACGACGGCGTGGGCCGTACCCACCACCGCGCCATCCCCGGTCTCGAGCACCGCCCGCTGTTCACCCCGGACGACCTGATGGCCGGCCGCCTGCCCCGTGGCGAGGTGCTGATCTTCGACGACGAGAGCTTCTACATGGGCGGCGTGCTCGCCGAGCTGCTGGTGAAGAACGGTTGCCAGGTGACCCTGGTGACGCCCTTCCCGGTGGTCTCGCCCTGGGCCGACAACACCATGGAACAGGGACGCATCCAGGGTCATCTGCTGGAGCTGGGGGTGAAGATCCTCGCCAACCAGCGGCTCAGCGCCCTGGACGCAGAAAGCGCGGTGCTTGCCTGCAGCTTCACCGACCGCGAAAGCCGCCTGCACACCGACGCCGTGGTGCTGGTGACCGAACGCAGCCCGAACGAGGAACTCCTCCTGCAACTGCAGGCCAACCCCGCCGCGTTGCACGACGCCGGGATCAAGACCCTGCGGCCGATCGGCGACTGTTTCGCCCCCGGCATCATCGCCAGCGCCGTGTACCACGGCCACCAGGCCGCCCGCGAGCTGGAAGAGCCGGAAGACGCCATCGGCTTTCGCCGCGAACGCATCATCGTCATAGGCTGA
- a CDS encoding cupin domain-containing protein: protein MSLGIDSVIDFAASPAQPLVETIDHGDLLSPPYQARTWVHYQDPSGAFVAGVWEAGSCVEKFVAEHEEFCQILQGTVRLTDEQGEAKEFGPGSQFTIAAGFRGLWENLGTVRKAYVTWAAP from the coding sequence ATGAGCCTCGGTATCGACAGCGTCATCGATTTCGCCGCCAGCCCGGCCCAGCCGCTGGTGGAAACCATCGACCACGGGGACCTGCTCTCGCCGCCCTACCAGGCGCGCACCTGGGTCCATTACCAGGACCCCAGCGGCGCCTTCGTCGCGGGCGTCTGGGAGGCCGGTTCCTGCGTCGAGAAATTCGTGGCCGAGCATGAGGAGTTCTGCCAGATTCTGCAGGGCACCGTGCGCCTGACGGACGAACAGGGCGAGGCCAAGGAGTTCGGCCCGGGCAGCCAGTTCACCATTGCCGCGGGGTTCCGCGGGCTCTGGGAGAACCTCGGCACGGTCCGCAAGGCCTACGTCACCTGGGCCGCCCCATGA
- a CDS encoding polyamine ABC transporter substrate-binding protein, translating into MPLGKTLLALACSVALCLGTARAAEAEKLVNIYNWANYIDPQVLKDFERDTGIRPVYDVYDSNETLEGKLLAGNTGYDLVVPSNNFLGYQVRAGVFRPLDKSRIPNLAGLDPQLVQQLQAVDPDNRHGAPYLWASTGIVYNHDKVAAALGGEVPTSWALLFEPGNMEKLARCGVAFLDSADEVLNSVLLYLGVDPNQATAEDYRKAEAQLRKVRPYITYFNSVKYTADLANGDICIALAYSGDAGQANERAREAGKPARIGYLQPREGSKIAFDMMAIPADAKHPENAEAFIDYVLAPKVMARITDYVRYPNAVPASRQFMSAEAASDPIIHPAPEALGKLVVIKPPEQKLMRLQTRLWNQLKGGK; encoded by the coding sequence ATGCCACTTGGCAAGACCTTGCTCGCCCTCGCCTGCTCCGTCGCGCTCTGCCTGGGCACCGCCCGGGCCGCCGAGGCGGAGAAGCTGGTGAACATCTACAACTGGGCCAACTACATCGACCCGCAGGTGCTCAAGGACTTCGAGCGCGACACCGGCATCCGCCCGGTGTACGACGTCTACGACTCCAACGAGACCCTGGAGGGCAAGCTGCTCGCCGGCAACACCGGCTACGACCTGGTGGTACCCTCCAACAACTTCCTCGGCTACCAGGTTCGCGCCGGCGTCTTCCGTCCGCTGGACAAGTCGCGCATTCCCAATCTGGCCGGGCTCGACCCGCAGCTGGTGCAGCAGCTGCAAGCCGTCGACCCCGACAATCGCCACGGCGCGCCCTACCTCTGGGCCTCCACCGGGATCGTCTACAACCACGACAAGGTGGCCGCAGCCCTGGGCGGCGAGGTGCCGACCTCCTGGGCGCTGCTGTTCGAGCCAGGAAACATGGAGAAGCTGGCCCGCTGTGGCGTGGCCTTCCTCGACTCGGCGGACGAGGTGCTGAACTCGGTGCTGCTCTACCTCGGCGTCGACCCCAACCAGGCAACCGCCGAGGACTACCGCAAGGCCGAGGCGCAGCTGCGCAAGGTGCGTCCCTACATCACCTACTTCAACTCGGTGAAGTACACGGCGGACCTGGCCAACGGCGACATCTGCATCGCCCTGGCCTACTCCGGCGACGCCGGCCAGGCCAACGAACGCGCCCGCGAAGCGGGTAAGCCGGCACGCATCGGCTACCTGCAACCCCGGGAAGGCAGCAAGATCGCCTTCGACATGATGGCCATTCCCGCCGACGCCAAGCACCCGGAAAACGCCGAGGCCTTCATCGACTACGTGCTCGCGCCCAAGGTCATGGCGCGTATCACCGACTATGTGCGCTACCCCAACGCGGTGCCGGCGTCGCGGCAGTTCATGTCGGCCGAAGCCGCCAGCGACCCGATCATCCACCCCGCCCCCGAGGCGCTGGGCAAGCTGGTGGTGATCAAACCACCGGAGCAGAAGCTGATGCGCCTGCAAACACGCCTCTGGAACCAGTTGAAGGGTGGGAAGTGA
- a CDS encoding dihydrolipoamide acetyltransferase family protein, producing MKYFKLPDLGEGLQEAEIVQWHVTVGDSVKADQLLVSVETAKALVDIPAPYDGVVAKTFGKEGDLLHVGEPLLGYEGEDADAGTVVGRLEGGGNAQADSFFVGAAPSTREHLAPRATPAVRQLARQMGVELAALAGSGPDGLVTRSDVEQAAQSARDSFGGERLRGVRRSMAINMARSHAEVVPVTLFGDADLHRWPEARDPLIRLGKAIAAACEVEPILNSWFDGRALSIRQHHKLDLGIAVDTPDGLFVPVLRDVGGRSAEDLKEGMARLRADVKARSIPPQEMMGATLTLSNFGTLFGRYANPVVVPPQVAIIGAGGIRDEVVAWQGKVEIHPVLPLSLTFDHRAVTGGEAARFFKALVQALEQP from the coding sequence ATGAAATACTTCAAACTGCCCGACCTGGGTGAAGGCCTGCAGGAAGCCGAGATCGTCCAGTGGCACGTGACAGTGGGGGACAGCGTCAAGGCCGACCAACTGCTGGTCTCGGTGGAAACCGCCAAGGCCCTGGTGGACATCCCGGCCCCCTACGACGGCGTGGTGGCCAAGACCTTCGGCAAGGAGGGCGACCTGCTCCACGTGGGCGAGCCGCTGCTGGGCTATGAAGGCGAGGACGCCGACGCCGGCACCGTGGTCGGTCGCCTGGAAGGCGGCGGCAACGCCCAGGCCGACAGCTTCTTCGTCGGTGCCGCGCCGTCCACCCGCGAACACCTGGCGCCACGCGCCACCCCGGCGGTGCGCCAACTGGCACGGCAGATGGGCGTGGAACTGGCCGCCCTGGCCGGCTCCGGCCCCGACGGCCTGGTGACCCGTTCGGATGTGGAGCAGGCAGCCCAGAGTGCCCGCGACAGCTTCGGTGGCGAGCGCCTGCGGGGTGTGCGCCGCAGCATGGCGATCAACATGGCGCGCTCCCATGCCGAAGTGGTGCCGGTGACCCTGTTCGGCGACGCCGACCTGCACCGCTGGCCGGAAGCCCGCGACCCGCTGATCCGCCTGGGCAAGGCCATCGCCGCTGCCTGCGAGGTGGAACCCATCCTCAACAGCTGGTTCGACGGTCGCGCCCTGTCCATCCGCCAGCACCACAAGCTCGACCTCGGCATCGCCGTCGACACGCCGGACGGCCTCTTCGTACCGGTGCTGCGGGATGTTGGCGGACGCAGCGCGGAGGACCTCAAGGAAGGCATGGCACGGCTGCGGGCGGATGTGAAGGCGCGCTCCATCCCGCCCCAGGAAATGATGGGCGCTACCCTCACCCTGTCCAACTTCGGCACCCTGTTCGGCCGCTACGCCAACCCCGTGGTGGTACCACCCCAGGTGGCGATCATCGGCGCCGGTGGCATCCGCGACGAGGTGGTGGCCTGGCAGGGCAAGGTGGAAATCCACCCGGTGCTGCCGCTGTCCCTGACCTTCGACCACCGGGCGGTGACCGGTGGCGAGGCGGCGCGCTTCTTCAAGGCGTTGGTACAGGCGTTGGAGCAGCCGTAG
- a CDS encoding alpha-ketoacid dehydrogenase subunit beta gives MSNLNDTLEKRALLEAVNLALHRAMQEDENVVVLGEDVGVNGGVFRATLGLRDRFGFKRVIDTPLAETMIAGLAVGMAAQGLKPVMEIQFLGFIYAAMEHLVSHASRIRCRTRGRLSCPMVLRSPMGAGIRAPEHHSESTEALFAHIPGLRVVIPSSPARAYGLLLSAIDDPDPVIFLEPTRLYRMNPQPIIDDGRRLPLDTCFTLREGSDITLISWGASVHETLQAARMLEERGVSAEVIDVASIKPLDLDTLEASVRKTGRCVIVHEAPRSCGVGAEIAASLYERALLDLQAPIQRVTAPDIPPPLYRLEQLYIPSPEDVLAACELVLNYA, from the coding sequence ATGAGTAACCTCAACGACACCCTTGAGAAACGCGCCCTGCTCGAAGCCGTCAACCTGGCCCTGCACCGCGCCATGCAGGAAGACGAGAACGTCGTGGTGCTGGGCGAAGACGTTGGCGTCAATGGCGGCGTGTTCCGCGCCACCCTCGGCCTGCGCGACCGCTTCGGCTTCAAGCGGGTGATCGACACCCCGCTGGCGGAAACAATGATCGCCGGCCTCGCCGTGGGCATGGCCGCCCAGGGCTTGAAACCGGTGATGGAAATCCAGTTCCTCGGCTTCATCTACGCCGCCATGGAGCACCTGGTGTCCCACGCCAGCCGCATCCGCTGCCGCACCCGTGGCCGGCTCAGCTGCCCCATGGTTCTGCGCAGCCCCATGGGTGCCGGTATCCGCGCGCCGGAGCACCACAGCGAAAGCACCGAGGCACTGTTCGCCCACATCCCCGGCCTGCGGGTGGTGATCCCGTCGTCGCCGGCGCGGGCCTACGGGCTGCTGCTGTCGGCCATCGACGACCCGGACCCGGTGATCTTCCTCGAACCCACGAGGCTCTACCGGATGAACCCGCAACCGATCATCGACGACGGCAGGCGCCTGCCGCTGGATACCTGTTTCACCCTGCGCGAGGGCTCGGACATCACCCTCATCAGTTGGGGCGCCAGCGTCCACGAGACCCTGCAGGCCGCCCGGATGCTGGAGGAGCGGGGCGTGTCCGCCGAGGTGATAGACGTCGCCAGTATCAAGCCGCTGGACCTCGACACCCTCGAAGCCTCGGTGCGCAAGACCGGTCGCTGCGTGATCGTCCACGAGGCGCCGCGCAGCTGCGGGGTGGGCGCGGAAATCGCCGCCAGTCTCTACGAGCGCGCGCTGCTCGACCTGCAGGCGCCCATCCAGCGGGTCACCGCGCCGGATATCCCGCCGCCGCTGTACCGCCTGGAGCAGCTCTACATCCCGAGCCCCGAGGACGTACTCGCCGCTTGCGAGCTGGTGCTGAACTACGCCTAG
- the pdhA gene encoding pyruvate dehydrogenase (acetyl-transferring) E1 component subunit alpha — MSNRIELPYTRFLDPEGRLVGELPAWGDDFNLLTDLYRRMVLTRLFDQKAVALQRTGRIGTYAPTLGQEAIGVAIGSLLRDDDVLVPYYRDTAVQLMRGVRMEEILLYWGGDERGSDFQDPRSKEDFPICVPIATQSLHACGVATAIKIRGQHRAVVTTCGDGATSKGDFLEALNVAGAWQLPVVFVVNNNQWAISVPRRIQSGAPTLAQKAIGAGFHGEQVDGNDVLAVYDRVQWALDRARHGKGPVLLECISYRLGDHTTADDATRYRDADEVKAAWQEEPIKRLQAFLAASEAWDEGREQALIADCQRQVQAAVDNFENAGTQPVEAVLDHVYARWPAALGDQREMLMERVARREEGRGHE; from the coding sequence ATGTCCAACCGGATCGAACTGCCCTATACGCGCTTCCTCGACCCAGAGGGACGCCTGGTCGGCGAGCTGCCGGCCTGGGGCGACGACTTCAACCTCCTCACTGATCTCTATCGCCGCATGGTGCTGACCCGCCTCTTCGACCAGAAGGCGGTGGCCCTGCAGCGCACCGGCCGCATCGGCACCTACGCCCCGACCCTGGGCCAGGAGGCCATAGGCGTCGCCATCGGCAGCCTGCTGCGCGACGACGACGTGCTGGTGCCTTACTACCGCGACACCGCCGTGCAACTGATGCGCGGCGTGCGCATGGAGGAAATCCTCCTGTACTGGGGCGGCGACGAACGCGGCAGCGACTTCCAGGACCCGCGCTCGAAAGAGGACTTTCCCATCTGCGTGCCCATCGCCACCCAGTCCCTGCATGCCTGCGGCGTGGCCACGGCCATCAAGATCCGTGGCCAGCACCGCGCGGTGGTCACCACCTGCGGCGACGGCGCCACCAGCAAGGGCGACTTCCTCGAAGCCCTCAACGTGGCCGGCGCCTGGCAACTGCCGGTGGTCTTCGTGGTGAACAACAACCAGTGGGCCATCTCGGTACCCCGGCGCATCCAGAGCGGCGCGCCGACCCTGGCGCAGAAGGCCATAGGTGCCGGCTTCCACGGCGAGCAGGTGGACGGCAACGACGTGCTGGCCGTCTACGACCGCGTGCAATGGGCGCTGGATCGCGCCCGCCATGGCAAGGGCCCGGTGCTGCTGGAGTGCATCAGCTACCGCCTGGGCGACCACACCACCGCCGACGACGCCACCCGCTACCGCGATGCCGACGAGGTCAAGGCGGCCTGGCAGGAAGAGCCCATCAAGCGCCTGCAGGCATTCCTCGCCGCCAGCGAGGCCTGGGATGAAGGCCGCGAACAGGCGCTCATCGCCGACTGCCAGCGCCAGGTCCAGGCGGCTGTGGATAACTTCGAGAACGCCGGCACCCAGCCAGTGGAAGCGGTGCTCGACCACGTCTACGCACGTTGGCCGGCGGCACTCGGGGATCAGCGCGAAATGCTGATGGAGCGGGTCGCACGTCGCGAGGAGGGCCGCGGTCATGAGTAA